TTGAAAAATAGCTTAAAGATAGCCATGACAACAGATTTATTTTCGGAACAAATGGAGTCGAAAGTTGCGCTTGCCGATGGTGCTTATTGGTTGCGTGGTTTTGCCTTGGCAGAAGCCAATGCCCTTTGTGCGCTACTGCTAGCGCATTTTAAAACACATCCACCGCAACAGATGATGACACCGATGGGTTACAAGATGTCGGTGCATACCACCAGTTTTGGCGCATTTGGTTGGGTTGCAACAAAGCAAGGTTATGGTTATGCAACTAAAGATTTGCATTCGAATCAGTCTTGGCCAGCAATGCCAGATTTGTTGCTAGATTTGGCGAAGCGCGCTGGTGAACAAGCAGGCTATGCTGATTTCATGCCTGATAGTTGCTTAGTGAATGTGTATGGCATTGGCGACAAAATGGGGTTGCACCAAGATAAAGATGAGGCTGATTTTAGTCATCCAATTGTGTCGGTTTCATTAGGGCTACCAGTAACATTTCAATTTGGTGGGCTAACACGAACGACAAAAACCTTGAAAATACCCCTTATTCATGGCGATGTCGTTGTTTGGGGAGCAAGTAGTCGACTATATTATCATGGGGTGCTGCCATTAAAAGCCGCTACTCATCCGTTATTAGGCCGCAGACGGATTAACTTAACTTTTCGTAAAGCAGGTAAAATGTGATTTTTAGTTTTTATTTAAACAAATCGCATGCAAGTTAATTTGGCTGAGGCCGTTGCTTTACTCAAGCGTGGCCATGTGGTGGCAATGCCGACCGAGACCGTTTATGGCCTCGCTGCTGATGCGCGTAACGAAGACGCCTTACGTGAGATTTATCGGATTAAACAGCGCCCTGCCGATAACCCTTTAATTGTGCATATTGGTTCAAGTGATCAAGTGCTTGATTGGGCAGAAACGTTCCCTCCATTGGCGCAACAGTTGGCCAATGCATTTTGGCCTGGGCCACTGACGTTGGTATTACCAGCAAAATCAACGGTTTCTATGATTGTACGTGCTGGCGAGCCAACCGTTGCTTTGCGTGTGCCTGCGCATCCAATTGCACAAGCGCTTTTACAACAAACGGGTTTAGGTTTAGCCGCCCCGTCAGCCAATAAATACACGCAATTAAGCCCAACAACAGCCAAGCATGTGGCGGATGGCTTAGGTGAGCATATCCCCTTGCTAGATGGCGGTGCTTGTTTAGTGGGTATCGAGTCTACTATCGTTGCAGTAGATGGTAATCAGTGGCAATTATTACGTTTAGGGATGATTACCGAAATGGACATAGTATCTGTCGCCGGCGTAAAAGCGACACCAAAGCCTATATTGCCGAAGGCGCCGGGACAGCATTTGTTACACTATTCGCCACAAACGCCAATAGAATTGTTTATTTCTAGAGCAGCGTTAATGCAAGCGGCTCTTCTTGAAAAGCATTGTGCCGCACTGCTATTGGGCGAAGGTGAAATCCCCAATGCCAAAACCTTTAATGTGCCGAATAACCCTATTGAAATGGCAGAAAAGTTATATGACGTTTTGCATCAAATGGATGCCTTAAAAGTAGCGAAGTTATTGATAGAAAGCCCACCAATATCGCCAGAATGGTTGGCGATTCACGATCGTTTAAGTCGTGCTTCACATAAAACGCAGTAAAAACTGCTTGTCATCAACGACAAAAGCGAGTATTTTCGGTAGCACTCAGTCGTGTACGCTTGGAGTGCTTAAATGGATAATAAGTATGGTTTGGGAAGTACAAAAGTGGCACAAGTGCATCATGATGCACATCACAAAGAAGCACCAGCATTACATCCTACAACATGTAAGTTTTGTGGCAGTAAAGAGTTAACATTAAGCCCCACTATGCATGATCATCTTTGTCACGCATGTGGAGAATGGCAAAATGACGTGCCGCAGGGCTATTCTACAGGTCGTAGCAGTGATTATTAAAAATGGTCGTTACAGGCCAATGTGACCTCTTCAGTGCATGCTAAGCCAATCATCGCTGCCGGATGTTTTGGATGTATTACTAACGCCTGCTCGAAGTATTGTTTGGCTTTTGTTAGGTGATGCATTTTTTCTTCTGCAATGCCTGCGTAGTATAAAGCTTCTGCTGAAGTAGGCTCGCTTTGCAACCAAAGTTGGGCAATGTCGTGCACTTCATCCCATTTTTCGTTTTTAAAAGGCTGTACAACCCGCATAAAGAAAGGGCGTTGCGCTTCTGGTGCATCCCAAAATGGCAAGATATCTGTTTCCATTGAGGTGATATCAGGCTGTTTTAATAATGTCTTTATCCATTTAACAGGAATATTGTAATAATAAGCGTGCTTGCCAGGACTTTTAAATGTGCTAATGGCAAGTAGCTTACCATCGACATCAAATATCGGGCTGCCACTTGCGCCCATCACAAAAGAGGCGTCGGTACGAATGATGTGACTATCATCAAATGGATAAATTGCCTTAATTTTGCCTTCGGTATATTGTGGTTTTGGTGGCCCGCCTGGAAAGCCAATAGAAAAAACATCCTGTTCATATTGTAAGTGTTCAGAGTCACCAAGTTCAACCGGTGTCAAATCGGCATATTGAAAACGTAAAATGCACAAATCATGCTTCCAGTCAGCTTTAAGCGCAACGGGCGTGTGCGTATTGCCATATTTAGTGATGCTAACACCAGTGCTATTGGCCAATACATGGCAATTGGTGGCGATTAAGTCTGGGCTAATCGCAACACCAGTGCCAACTCCATATCCCCCTGTTTTAGTGCCAACATGCACTTTCACAACAGATGCTTTGAGTTTAAAACTCAACTCATTGCGTGGTTCGGCAAGCAGGTGGCCATGTATAAAAATCAATAAGAAAAAGGCAATAAAGTGATGTATCTTCATGGTCTCGAAATAGTCTCGAATTAACAAAAGTAAATGCTTAATGACCTCAGTAAATCAATTTTTACATCCTATCGATATACTTAAGCACAGCAAATAATTTAACAAAATTATACCAATGGGGGTGAAACAGACAATAAAGCCTTGTAGAATAGACAACTAATGGATAAATGAAGTCAAAACTATGTTAATACAATCAGAAATTGTCGATTTAAATACCCCAACTGGCATCATGCGAACCTATATCCATAGACCAACACATAATAAAAAAGTGCCAGCGATTTTGTTTTATTCAGAAATCTTTCATCAGACTGGTCCCATAGAGCGTGCTGCCAAAATGATGGCAGGTCAAGGATATGCCGTGCTTGTGCCTGAGGTATTTCATGAATTAAACCCGATTGGCACTGTTTTGGGTTATGACGATGCTGGTCGTGACAAAGGTAATGCTGATAAATCAGCCAAAGATGTACAGGGTTACGACACTGATAATCGTGCGATGATTGAATTTTTAAATACGCAAAGTTGGTATGACGGTTATTTGGGTGCAATGGGCTTTTGTATCGGTGGCCATTTGGCTTTTCGCGCCGCTCTGCAGCCAGAAGTAAAAGCAACAGCCTGCTTTTATGCGACTGATTTGCATACTAATATTATTCCAAACAAACCAAATCAACATAGCATGGATCGCTTAGGAGATATCAAAGGCGAACTGATGATGATTTGGGGCAAACAAGATAACCATATTCCTACAGCTGGACGTATGATGGTCTACCAAAAACTAACCGATGCTAACTTGTCCTTTTCATGGCATGAGTTTAATGGGCAGCATGCGTTTATGCGCGATGAAGGCGAACGTTATGACCCTCAATTAGCAGCAACAGGCTATCAGTTAGCCACACAAATGTTTTGTAACACACTAAAGTAGTAAACATCGCAAGCTTGCGCCACAAGCAATAGCTTAATTATTAATTTAAATTATCAATTTAAAGAAAGAGTATTGGAAAAATGACCACAAAAAACGCTGATATTGGCCTGATTGGCCTTGCCGTAATGGGGCAAAACCTCGTATTGAATATGGCAGATCATGGGTATAACGTAGCTGTCTATAACCGAAGTACCGATAAAATGAAAGAGTTTATCGAGTATTGCAAAAAAAATGAACCATCACATGCTAATGTAATTGGACACGCGGACTTAGCTACGTTTGTACTCAGCATTAAACGCCCTCGTAAAATTGTTCTCCTTGTTAAAGCAGGTACGGCAACTGATTTAACAATTAACGCATTACTACCGTTCTTGGAAAAAGGCGACATCATCATTGATGGTGGTAATGCATTATGGACAGATACCATTCGTCGCGAAAAAGAGCTCAGAGCAAAAGATATCGAATTTATCGGCTCAGGTGTATCTGGTGGTGAAACAGGGGCGCGGTTTGGTCCTTCATTAATGCCATCTGGCACGCGCCAGGCTTGGGCTTCGCTAGAGCCAATTTGGACAGCCATTGCAGCGAAAGTTGACCCTGCAACGGGTCAGCCACTAGAAGGTGGAGAACCAGGCAAGCCTGTGGTTGGCGGTTTCTCTTGTGCTGAATACATTGGCCCTGATGGTTCAGGACACTATGTAAAAATGGTGCATAACGGTATTGAATATATTGATATGCAACTGATTTGTGAAGCTTACTGGCTCATGAAACACTTACTAGGTATGAAGTCTGATGAGATTGGTAAAGTGTTTGAAGAGTGGAATAAAGGTGAGTTGTCTAGCTTCTTAATTGAGATTACCGCAGATATCTTGCAGCAAAAAGATCCAATGTCTAAAGAGTTTTTAGTAGACATGATTCTCGATACGGCAGGTCAAAAAGGAACAGGCCAATGGACAGCAGCGAACGCACTTGAGTTGGGTGCGCCGGCGAATGCGATTGCTGCGGCTGTTTATGCGCGTGCACTTTCAAGCGTGAAGGAAGAGCGTGTTGCTGCAAGTAAGATTCTAAAAGGACCTAAAGTAACAGCAATTCCAGATTCTGAGAAAAAAGCAACAATCGAAGCGATTAAAAACGCGCTTTATTGTTCAAAAATCTGTGCTTATGCCCAAGGTTTCCAACTAATTGATAAAGCACAAGTGGCTTATAACTGGAAACTTAATTTTGGTGAGATTTCTCAAATTTGGCGTGGTGGTTGTATCA
This region of Methylophilaceae bacterium genomic DNA includes:
- the alkB gene encoding DNA oxidative demethylase AlkB, with product MTTDLFSEQMESKVALADGAYWLRGFALAEANALCALLLAHFKTHPPQQMMTPMGYKMSVHTTSFGAFGWVATKQGYGYATKDLHSNQSWPAMPDLLLDLAKRAGEQAGYADFMPDSCLVNVYGIGDKMGLHQDKDEADFSHPIVSVSLGLPVTFQFGGLTRTTKTLKIPLIHGDVVVWGASSRLYYHGVLPLKAATHPLLGRRRINLTFRKAGKM
- the gndA gene encoding NADP-dependent phosphogluconate dehydrogenase is translated as MTTKNADIGLIGLAVMGQNLVLNMADHGYNVAVYNRSTDKMKEFIEYCKKNEPSHANVIGHADLATFVLSIKRPRKIVLLVKAGTATDLTINALLPFLEKGDIIIDGGNALWTDTIRREKELRAKDIEFIGSGVSGGETGARFGPSLMPSGTRQAWASLEPIWTAIAAKVDPATGQPLEGGEPGKPVVGGFSCAEYIGPDGSGHYVKMVHNGIEYIDMQLICEAYWLMKHLLGMKSDEIGKVFEEWNKGELSSFLIEITADILQQKDPMSKEFLVDMILDTAGQKGTGQWTAANALELGAPANAIAAAVYARALSSVKEERVAASKILKGPKVTAIPDSEKKATIEAIKNALYCSKICAYAQGFQLIDKAQVAYNWKLNFGEISQIWRGGCIIRARFLQKITDAYSLNSRLKNLMLDPYFTEEMNKGQEGWRKVIALAVTNGIPAQGFAAALAYYDGYRSADLPANLLQGQRDYFGAHTYERKDRPRGEFFHLDWPEPGRPQIAID
- a CDS encoding trypsin-like peptidase domain-containing protein → MKIHHFIAFFLLIFIHGHLLAEPRNELSFKLKASVVKVHVGTKTGGYGVGTGVAISPDLIATNCHVLANSTGVSITKYGNTHTPVALKADWKHDLCILRFQYADLTPVELGDSEHLQYEQDVFSIGFPGGPPKPQYTEGKIKAIYPFDDSHIIRTDASFVMGASGSPIFDVDGKLLAISTFKSPGKHAYYYNIPVKWIKTLLKQPDITSMETDILPFWDAPEAQRPFFMRVVQPFKNEKWDEVHDIAQLWLQSEPTSAEALYYAGIAEEKMHHLTKAKQYFEQALVIHPKHPAAMIGLACTEEVTLACNDHF
- a CDS encoding dienelactone hydrolase family protein, which codes for MLIQSEIVDLNTPTGIMRTYIHRPTHNKKVPAILFYSEIFHQTGPIERAAKMMAGQGYAVLVPEVFHELNPIGTVLGYDDAGRDKGNADKSAKDVQGYDTDNRAMIEFLNTQSWYDGYLGAMGFCIGGHLAFRAALQPEVKATACFYATDLHTNIIPNKPNQHSMDRLGDIKGELMMIWGKQDNHIPTAGRMMVYQKLTDANLSFSWHEFNGQHAFMRDEGERYDPQLAATGYQLATQMFCNTLK
- a CDS encoding threonylcarbamoyl-AMP synthase encodes the protein MQVNLAEAVALLKRGHVVAMPTETVYGLAADARNEDALREIYRIKQRPADNPLIVHIGSSDQVLDWAETFPPLAQQLANAFWPGPLTLVLPAKSTVSMIVRAGEPTVALRVPAHPIAQALLQQTGLGLAAPSANKYTQLSPTTAKHVADGLGEHIPLLDGGACLVGIESTIVAVDGNQWQLLRLGMITEMDIVSVAGVKATPKPILPKAPGQHLLHYSPQTPIELFISRAALMQAALLEKHCAALLLGEGEIPNAKTFNVPNNPIEMAEKLYDVLHQMDALKVAKLLIESPPISPEWLAIHDRLSRASHKTQ